A stretch of the Acyrthosiphon pisum isolate AL4f chromosome A2, pea_aphid_22Mar2018_4r6ur, whole genome shotgun sequence genome encodes the following:
- the LOC100165638 gene encoding histone acetyltransferase KAT6B, whose amino-acid sequence MKEKENTSVSFSQWQTWVLDAVNKIRGQKQRPSLERIVNAIRQHHRYPVGDIETQVERCVESGAVLKVFNKGQNTYMNPGGTANRKLVINADTDLTKIVVKVVGQLDEEGSSYKNIDRYIQHAYSIELKNEGCDLTSLLKSTLTKAVDKGLLVLDGKLYRLPVSPDSTTSLIGTPVLKYSSGRKARLLKVDSNEIETTPRRAGRKRKKISVCDTSSLTDNEASDKELNKASRNICADCLGTSARNQCGEAESLKQCRGGCGVSLHPSCLAIKCSGPLTTLLARGSRWFCQDCRTCSAIPSCSVTEHMFLLNCDTCDRGYHMQCLQPPVVDKPKSAWRCSFCLDHHDTTISMEVEPFEERRGRKKSSLKNQRSSRGRSQHLKMQDLKLGTPSTSSSMNQRDVTEDGNVSSPDSSAPPSPVPISGSVRRDTAISKEKAKFFRQSAAFNARGVNGRGSGVPKVNAPLNKRLSSSSSDSSSSSSSSSSSRSRSSSSSSTTSSSSDSSNSSSSSSSSSAHACSLSVRPSRPIFPLPKCLAARNADFNKSPSNVSSKSCNSTSESVQSSKKNEHHLKISDKLNDLSDIKKIDKINDDQSKVTPKVLLRAPKLIAKVNCSQPKIFPLSHSKSDSSDSPISLFKQLLIENSDKPWGFAALAAKAPIEPIKPEVCNSKKDKPIAGFIQLKGLFDGLSHFYSTPLQSRTRPRNEKDPKLSNKSDPKVTSADKKLKIPDKQQSPSFLVKSAVSSKLMETREVAGIEGDKMLNNDKSLDISPSAFRDHLSVPTIRPVTRSVLENMSRLVASDLPSGVLHEDVEIYKETRTRAMNSTIQAPEFISSNHPVRCPAAIQFGKYEVETWFSSPFPQEYARLPKLFLCEFCLKYTKSKSVLERHMHNCNWRHPPATEIYRRGNLSVFEVDGNANKIYCQTLCLLAKLFLDHKTLYYDVEPFLFYVLTKNDSFGCHLVGYFSKEKHCQQKYNVSCILTMPQYQRQGFGRFLIEFSYLLSKIEGQPGTPEKPLSDLGQVSYHAYWKAVILEYLDKHRDSNSICINDISSKTGLMRHDITYTLQSLNMVVEICEKLTICIDWNVVDAHLNRKNSSKQIPIEPECLRWTPLMPASNLLVSPDDKDNQDFEEPLPIKIEIIKSPIKKKRITRRLPMIKRRRKMDKNKRRCLYGAEKKPNSIQSIETTVNLVEEEPTVKKHKNGRIINIKS is encoded by the exons atgAAGGAAAAGGAGAACACCAGTGTAAGTTTCTCCCAATGGCAGACATGGGTTTTGGACGCAGTTAATAAAATTCGTGGCCAAAAGCAGCGGCCATCCTTAGAACGTATTGTAAATGCAATTCGTCAGCATCACCGTTACCCTGTAGGAGACATTGAAACACAAGTTGAACGATGTGTGGAAAGTGGTGCTGTGTTGAAAGTTTTCAACAAAGGCCAAAATACTTATATGAACCCTGGTGGCACTGCTAATCGTAAACTGGTTATTAATGCTGATACTGATTTAACTAAGATTGTGGTGAAAGTAGTTGGCCAATTAGATGAGGAGGGTTCATCTTATAAAAACATTGATCGTTACATTCAACATGCCTATTCTATAGAACTCAAAAATGAAGGATGTGACTTGACTTCATTACTTAAGTCAACATTGACCAAAGCAGTTGATAAGGGTTTATTGGTGTTGGATGGAAAATTATATAGGTTACCTGTTAGTCCAGATTCCACAACATCATTGATTGGAACACCAGTCTTAAAATATAGTTCTGGAAGAAAAGCACGATTGCTTAAAGTAGATTCAAATGAAATTGAAACTACCCCCCGTAGAGCGgggagaaaaagaaaaaagatatCAGTTTGTGATACTAGTTCACTGACAGACAATGAAGCCAGTGATAAAGagttaaataaa GCTTCCAGGAATATCTGTGCTGATTGTTTAGGTACATCGGCAAGAAACCAATGCGGTGAAGCGGAATCGTTAAAACAATGCAGAGGTGGTTGCGGTGTTTCATTGCATCCTTCTTGTTTAGCTATTAAATGTAGTGGTCCTTTGACTACTCTCTTAGCTCGTGGTTCTCGGTGGTTTTGTCAGGACTGTAGAACATGCTCAGCAATACCATCGTGTTCAGTGACTGAACAT atgtttttattaaactgtGATACATGCGATCGAGGTTATCATATGCAATGTCTACAACCTCCGGTTGTGGATAAACCAAAATCGGCATGGCGATGTTCATTTTGCTTAGATCATCACGATACCACCATTTCTATGGAGGTAGAACCATTTGAAGAGCGTAGGGGTAGGAAAAAGTCAAGTCTTAAAAACCAAAG GTCTAGTCGTGGTCGAAGTCAACACTTAAAGATGCAAGATCTCAAGCTCGGAACACCATCCACTTCAAGTTCAATGAATCAACGTGATGTCACGGAAGACGGTAATGTCTCCTCTCCTGACTCCTCGGCTCCCCCCTCTCCCGTTCCGATTAGTGGCAGTGTGCGGCGGGACACTGCTATCTCCAAGGAGAAAGCAAAATTCTTTAGGCAAAGTGCTGCGTTTAATGCGCGAGGTGTGAACGGGAGAGGATCTGGTGTGCCGAAAGTCAATGCCCCCTTAAACAAGCGCCTTAGCTCTAGCAGCAGTGACAGCTCTAGCAGCTCGAGTTCAAGCTCGAGCAGCCGGAGTCGCAGCAGCAGCTCAAGTAGCACGACCAGTAGCTCTAGTGATAGTAGTAACAGCTCTAGCAGCAGTAGTAGCAGCAGTGCGCATGCTTGTTCTCTTTCTGTGCGTCCAAGTCGGCCCATATTTCCTCTCCCAAAATGTCTCGCCGCAAGGAATGCCGATTTTAACAAAAGTCCTTCAAATGTGTCCTCTAAAAGTTGTAATTCAACATCTGAGTCTGTTCAATCCTCTAAAAAGAATGaacatcatttaaaaataagtgataAGTTGAATGATCTTagtgacataaaaaaaattgataaaataaatgatgatCAATCTAAAGTAACCCCTAAAGTATTATTAAGAGCACCAAAACTAATTGCTAAAGTGAATTGTTCACAGCCTAAAATTTTTCCACTTTCACATTCCAAATCAGATAGTTCAGATTCACCTATTTCTCTGttcaaacaattattgataGAGAATTCAGATAAACCATGGGGGTTTGCGGCTTTGGCTGCCAAAGCTCCCATTGAACCTATAAAACCCGAAGTCTGTAATAGTAAAAAAGATAAACCTATTGCTGGGTTTATTCAACTGAAAGGTTTATTTGATGGCTTAAGTCATTTCTATTCAACACCATTACAATCTCGTACTCGACCTCGAAATGAAAAAGATCCAAAATTATCCAACAAATCTGACCCAAAAGTCACCTCTGCtgataaaaagcttaaaataccAGACAAACAACAATCTCCTAGTTTTTTGGTTAAGTCAGCTGTATCATCTAAACTGATGGAAACCAGAGAAGTAGCAGGAATAGAGGGTGATAAAATgcttaataatgataaatcctTAGACATTTCTCCTTCCGCCTTCCGTGACCATCTGTCCGTGCCGACGATACGTCCAGTCACCCGTTCCG taTTGGAAAATATGAGCCGCCTTGTTGCATCAGACTTACCATCTGGCGTTTTACATGAAGATGTCGAGATCTATAAGGAGACAAGAACACGAGCAatgaat AGTACAATTCAAGCTCCAGAGTTCATTAGTTCTAATCATCCAGTAAGATGTCCTGCTGCAATTCAATTTGGTAAATATGAAGTGGAGACATGGTTTTCATCTCCTTTTCCACAAGAGTATGCTAGACTTCCAAAATTGTTCCTTTGTGAGTTTTGTTTGAAATACACTAAGAGTAAATCGGTTTTGGAAAGACATATGCACAACTGTAACTGGAGACACCCCCCAGCTACTGAAATATATCGGCGTGGAAATCTGAGTGTTTttgaa GTTGATGGGAACGCCAATAAAATTTATTGCCAAACATTATGTCTAttagcaaaattatttttggatcATAAAACTTTGTACTATGATGTTGAGCCTTTCTTATTTTATGTTCTGACAAAAAATGACAGTTTT ggCTGTCATTTGGTTGGTTActtttcaaaagaaaaacattgtcAGCAAAAGTATAATGTATCTTGTATCTTAACTATGCCTCAGTATCAAAGACAAGGGTTTGGACGATTCCTTATtgaattta GTTATCTTCTATCAAAAATTGAAGGGCAACCAGGAACACCAGAGAAACCTCTTTCCGATTTGGGTCAAGTATCATATCATGCATATTGGAAAGctgttatattagaatatttagacAAACACAGAGACAGTAACTCTATCTGTATTAATGATATTAGCAGTAAAActg GTTTAATGAGACATGATATTACATACACTTTACAATCTCTCAACATGGTCGTTGAAATCTGTGAAAAATTGACTATTTGTATCGACTGGAACGTCGTAGATGCTCATTTAAACAGGAAAAATTCATCTAAACAAATTCCTATTGAACCAGAATGTTTAAGATGGACTCCTCTAATGCCAGCATCCAATTTATTAGTTTCGCCAGATGACAAA GATAACCAAGATTTTGAAGAACCTCTtccaataaaaattgaaattatcaaaAGTCCAATTAAAAAGAAGCGCATTACAAGAAGATTGCCAATGATAAAGAGACGTAGGAAAATGGATAAGAATAAGCGTAGGTGTTTATATGGTGCAGAAAAGAAACCTAATTCTATTCAATCTATTGAAACCACAGTAAATCTAGTTGAAGAAGAGCCAACtgtgaaaaaacataaaaacggACGAATAATCAACATAAAAAGTTGA
- the LOC100161524 gene encoding cytochrome b5 reductase 4 has translation MATGTTRNKVALAPGHSLMDWIRLGNSGSDLTGVGGKMLSISKSELAKHNKRTDAWLAIRGTVYNVTQYMDFHPGGVDELVRGIGTDATKLFSEIHAWVNYESILQKCVVGRLVNEELFKLPDILKAATDVSENDLNMDWFQQLGFLCFVFYTKTPYPEVSITLKQPNEFRFVLNGKTRCITLHKNVNWPCIVKIVADIGKVQVKLIKKVLGLWPTFGTISTTRNIQIDYWKCELLGSFNVTHNTKFLLFKYEQNLYNHIYPGRHIYIKANVNGHVVSRPYTPVWPLVETTEYGKISEDTLCLLVKSYPNGKLSKHLCSLSQGDSIEVSRPQGSFECWTSKTNLILLAAGTGITPMLPIIWNALHSSIKNYNITLLFFNKKETCIIWKKYLDQKSAAYLSRLTVHYILSEEENSKGDTKGHIDENVIIKYFPSLNNDLKNENAVCICGPSGFNKLCEKLVIQQGYKKDDYFVFG, from the exons ATGGCTACCG GAACGACTAGAAATAAGGTGGCACTTGCACCTGGTCATTCTCTGATGGATTGGATTCGTTTAGGCAACTCTGGAAGTGACTTAACTGGAGTTGGTGGTAAAATGTTATCTATTTCAAAATCAGAATTAGCCAAGCACAATAAACGGACAGATGCTTGGTTGGCTATTCGTGGTACAGTTTACAATGTCACCCAGTACATGGACTTCCATCCTGGCGGTGTTGATGAATTAGTAAGAGGAATTGGCACAGACGCTACCAAATTGTTTTCAGAG ATACATGCTTGGGTGAATTACGAATCAATACTTCAGAAGTGTGTGGTTGGCCGATTAGTAAATGAAGAATTGTTTAAATTGCCTGATATTTTGAAAGCGGCTACAGATGTCTCCGAAAATGATTTGAACATGGACTGGTTTCAACAACTTGGCTTcttatgttttgtattttatactaagACACCATATCCTGAG GTGTCTATTACTTTAAAGCAACCCAATGAATTTCGTTTTGTATTGAATGGAAAAACAAGATGTATCACTTTGCATAAAAATGTCAATTGGCcttgtattgtaaaaatagtaGCAGACATTGGAAAAGTTCAAgttaaactgataaaaaaagtaCTCGGTCTTTGGCCGACATTTGGAACTATATCAACAACTAGGAATATTCAAATTGATTATTGGAAATGTGAATTACTTGGTTCGTTCAATGTTACTCATAAcacaaaatttttattattcaagtatGAACAGAACTTGTACAATCATATCTATCCAGGTCGACATATTTACATTAAAGCTAATGTGAATG GTCATGTTGTGTCACGGCCATATACTCCAGTGTGGCCTTTAGTTGAAACAACAGAGTATGGGAAAATCTCTGAAGACACTTTATGTTTACTAGTTAAAAGTTATCCAAATGGAAAATTAAGTAAACATTTGTGTTCTTTAAGCCAAGGAGATTCAATTGAAGTCAGTCGTCCACAAGGTAGTTTTGAGTGTTGGACATCAAAAACAAACCTAATTTTATTGGCTGCTGGTACTGGAATTACACCAATGTTACCAATCATATGGAATGCTTTGCATTCTTCCATTAAAAA ttataatatcacattattgtttttcaacaaaaaagAAACATGTATCATTTGGAAAAAGTACTTAGATCAAAAAAGTGCTGCTTACTTATCAag actGACTGTACATTACATTTTGTCAGAAGAGGAAAACTCCAAGGGTGACACAAAAGGACATATTGATGAAAatgtaatcattaaatattttccttcattaaataacgatttaaagAATGAAAATGCAGTGTGTATTTGTGGCCCATCAGGTTTCAACAAACTATGTGAAAA gTTAGTTATCCAGCAAGGTTACAAAAAAGATGACTACTTTGTATTTGGTTGA